One segment of Rosa chinensis cultivar Old Blush chromosome 6, RchiOBHm-V2, whole genome shotgun sequence DNA contains the following:
- the LOC112170685 gene encoding TMV resistance protein N-like gives MTSTWSPRQRWKYDVFLSFRGEDTHETFICHLYRALTARGIITFLDDESLERGSTIGPSLSTAIEDSRSALVVFSENFASSSWCLDELSKILQCREERGQIIYPIFYQVDPSDVRKQRGSFQLRTVEVREHEEVYGNKDKLKEWTDALREVSRIAGWDSSTYEDDGKLIEEIVMDTLTSLRDTYTSSSVDKGFIGMDSRIDDLLHNCICQQFGGVRIIGIHGMRGIGKTTLARAIYDGLAHGFGRSCFLLNVREKSEKDGLVSLQEKLLSRILRTKVDIEDEYAGAAMIERRLCELKVLVVIDDVDHFNQLDKLAGSRDWFGPGSRIIVTTPDIHLLRGHDVDATYKATGLTDGEAIQLLSLKAFKKSFPPEDYLESCHHILGYAQGRGFPWLLWF, from the exons ATGACGTCAACTTGGTCTCCCCGTCAACGATGGAAATACGATGTTTTTCTAAGCTTCAGAGGGGAAGATACCCACGAGACTTTCATCTGCCATCTGTATCGTGCACTAACTGCGAGAGGAATTATAACCTTTTTAGATGACGAAAGCCTGGAGAGAGGATCAACCATTGGCCCATCACTTTCTACAGCAATTGAGGACTCAAGATCAGCCCTGGTCGTTTTTTCAGAGAATTTCGCTTCTTCATcttggtgcttggatgaactctCGAAGATTCTTCAATGCAGGGAAGAGAGGGGACAAATAATCTACCCAATCTTCTACCAAGTGGATCCTTCTGATGTGCGCAAGCAAAGGGGAAGTTTTCAGCTCCGTACAGTAGAGGTAAGGGAACATGAAGAAGTTTATGGGAATAAGGACAAACTAAAGGAGTGGACAGATGCTTTGAGAGAGGTGAGCAGGATTGCTGGGTGGGATTCGAGTACATATGA gGATGATGGAAAATTGATTGAGGAAATTGTGATGGATACACTAACAAGTCTACGTGATACTTATACCTCTTCAAGTGTTGACAAGGGCTTCATAGGAATGGATTCccgcattgatgatttgttGCACAATTGTATTTGTCAACAGTTTGGTGGTGTACGTATTATAGGCATACATGGGATGCGAGGAATAGGCAAGACAACACTTGCTCGAGCTATTTATGATGGACTTGCTCACGGGTTTGGCAGAAGctgctttcttttaaatgttagAGAAAAATCTGAAAAGGATGGCCTAGTTTCTTTACAAGAAAAACTACTTTCCAGAATCCTGAGGACAAAAGTTGACATTGAGGATGAATATGCAGGAGCTGCTATGATAGAAAGGCGGTTATGTGAACTAAAGGTGCTTGTTGTTATTGATGATGTGGATCACTTCAATCAATTAGATAAATTGGCTGGAAGTCGGGACTGGTTCGGTCCTGGGAGTAGAATTATTGTAACCACCCCAGATATTCATTTGCTAAGGGGACATGATGTTGATGCTACATACAAGGCTACTGGGTTAACTGATGGTGAAGCTATTCAACTATTGAGTTTAAAGGCTTTCAAGAAAAGCTTCCCACCAGAAGATTATTTGGAGTCGTGCCATCATATTTTAGGGTATGCTCAGGGCCGGGGCTTCCCTTGGCTCTTGTGGTTTtag
- the LOC121048975 gene encoding disease resistance protein RUN1-like yields MDVLQISFDGLEEKDKQIFLHIACLYKEKDRDRVTQILGYCKLDSGIGLRVLEEKSLITIFNNKLLMHDLLQEMGLEIVRRESPEEPGKRSRLWSPEDIHNVLKKNKGTDKIRSGLQSLRERNFTGLRSPESCDRPRDSGRWRPKSGDRLLES; encoded by the exons ATGGATGTGCTTCAGATTAGTTTTGATGGACTAGAGGAAAAAGACaaacaaatattcctacacattGCTTGTTTGTACAAGGAGAAGGACAGGGATCGTGTGACACAAATACTAGGCTATTGCAAGCTAGATTCTGGCATTGGTTTAAGGGTTCTTGAGGAAAAATCTCTGATTACTATTTTTAACAACAAACTGTTGATGCACGATTTGCTACAAGAAATGGGCTTGGAAATAGTTCGTCGAGAGTCCCCTGAAGAGCCAGGTAAACGGAGTAGATTATGGTCTCCTGAAGATATCCACAATGTGCTGAAGAAAAATAAG GGAACAGACAAAATCCGATCAGGTCTCcagtcacttagagagagaaacttCACAGGTCTTCGGTCACCAGAATCCTGTGACCGACCTCGGGATTCCGGTCGCTGGCGGCCAAAATCCGGTGACCGGCTGCTGGAATCCTAG
- the LOC112172276 gene encoding TMV resistance protein N encodes MTSTWYPRRRWKYDVFLSFRGEDTRETFTCHLYRALTAKGIITFLDDESLERGSTIGPSLFTAIQDSRWAIVVLSENFASSSWCLDELSKIVQCLVERGRLVIPIFYRVAPSDVRLQRGSFQLRTLEVREHEEVYGNKDKLKEWRHALTKMGNFVGFDSKNYEDDGKLVEAIVEYTLKFLHDTYTSSSVDKGFIGMDSRIDDLLSNYICPQLGRVRFIGIHGMRGIGKTTLARAIHDEICQDFDRSCILYNVREKSEKDGLVSLQEKLLSRILRTKVDIEDEYAGATMIERRLCKLKVLVVIDDVDHINQLDKLAGSRDWFGPGSRIIVTTPDIHLLREHDVDATYKATGLTRGEAIQLLSLKAFKKSFPPEDYLDLCHHIIRYAQGLPLALVVLGSFLFGRRPNEWESTIERLNNTPNRQVMDVLQISFDGLEEKDKQIFLHIACLYKGKDRDRVTQILGYCKLEPGIGLRVLEEKSLITIFNNKLSMHDLLQEMGLEIVRRQSPEEPGKRSRLWSPEDIHNVLKKNKGTDKIRAMVMDLPELEVAHWKPEAFSNLSQLSLLHIRNVDLPEGLTFLSNSLRLLDWSGYPLRSLPQNFEPDQLIELNLCHSNIEHLWKGAKNFDKLKFIKLCHSQKIVQTPDLTGVQNLETLDLEGCKTLVKLHQSLGQLKRLIVLNLKDCENLENLPSMIEMESLETLILSNCSKVKKIPEFAGNMKRLSKLYLGETAIEKLPVSIGCLSGLASLNLSNCKNLVCLPSTFSILESLENVNLSGCLKLGEQDSARENGAIRTAVNHLIKRGCEDVGKYLSWSLPSRLVQRADIEPISMKLPVSDLCYSTEQNANTSMSIRLPLSHLCNLTDLNLSNCNLSDTAFANFACFPSLVALNLSGNNFVKLPPSIRSCFKLQNINLENCKTLQELSGLPSNSKLDVRADGCSSLEMLFDVSNFNRLEKLYFNFINCFKLNDNQGCSNIAFEMLRTFSNQRISSATETFQIVIPGSRIPEWFACRIFGSSLIVGLVPGWNKSRILGFVLCAVFVLHEHRHVDELDICQFKTFKATHHLVCCLNLNGRELEVYGKQPAFRFSEQFCQVESDHLWIFYVSRDKYCGPDWCHNSCSQLDFLFETRGPGLEVKECGLRLIYEQDVI; translated from the exons ATGACGTCAACTTGGTATCCTCGTCGACGATGGAAATACGATGTTTTTCTAAGCTTCAGAGGGGAAGATACCCGCGAGACTTTCACCTGCCATCTGTATCGTGCGCTAACTGCGAAAGGAATTATAACATTTCTAGATGACGAAAGCCTGGAGAGAGGATCAACCATTGGCCCATCACTTTTTACAGCAATTCAGGACTCAAGATGGGCCATTGTCGTTCTTTCAGAGAAtttcgcttcttcatcctggtgcttggatgaactctCGAAGATTGTTCAATGCTTGGTAGAGAGGGGACGATTAGTCATCCCGATCTTCTACCGAGTGGCTCCCTCTGATGTGCGCCTCCAAAGGGGAAGTTTTCAGCTCCGTACACTAGAGGTTAGGGAACATGAAGAAGTTTATGGGAATAAGGACAAACTAAAGGAGTGGAGACATGCTTTGACAAAGATGGGCAATTTTGTTGGGTTTGATTCGAAAAACTATGA gGATGACGGAAAATTGGTTGAGGCCATTGTTGAGTATACACTAAAATTTCTACATGATACTTATACCTCTTCAAGTGTTGACAAGGGCTTCATAGGAATGGATTCCCGTATTGATGATTTATTAAGCAATTACATATGTCCGCAGCTTGGTCGGGTGCGTTTTATAGGGATCCATGGCATGCGGGGCATAGGTAAGACAACACTTGCTCGAGCTATCCATGATGAAATTTGTCAAGATTTTGACAGAAGCTGCATTCTTTACAATGTTAGAGAAAAATCTGAAAAGGATGGTCTAGTTTCTCTACAAGAAAAACTACTTTCCAGAATCCTGAGGACAAAAGTTGACATTGAGGATGAATATGCAGGAGCTACTATGATAGAAAGGCGGTTATGTAAACTAAAGGTGCTTGTTGTTATTGATGATGTGGATCACATCAATCAATTAGATAAATTGGCTGGAAGTCGGGACTGGTTCGGTCCGGGGAGTAGAATTATTGTAACCACTCCAGATATTCATTTGCTAAGGGAACATGATGTTGATGCTACATACAAGGCTACTGGGTTAACTCGTGGTGAAGCTATTCAACTATTGAGTTTAAAGGCTTTCAAGAAAAGCTTCCCACCAGAAGATTATTTGGACTTGTGCCACCATATTATACGGTATGCTCAGGGGCTTCCGTTGGCTCTTGTGGTTTTAGGTTCTTTTCTATTTGGTAGAAGACCCAATGAATGGGAAAGTACAATAGAGAGGCTAAACAATACACCAAATAGACAAGTTATGGATGTGCTTCAGATTAGTTTTGATGGACTAGAGGAAAAAGACAAacagatattcctacatatTGCTTGTTTGTACAAGGGGAAGGACAGGGATCGTGTGACACAAATACTAGGCTATTGCAAGCTAGAACCTGGCATTGGTTTAAGGGTTCTTGAGGAAAAATCTCTCATTACTATTTTTAACAACAAACTGTCAATGCATGATTTGCTACAAGAAATGGGCTTGGAAATAGTTCGTCGACAGTCCCCTGAAGAGCCAGGTAAACGAAGTAGATTATGGTCTCCTGAAGATATCCACAATGTGCTGAAGAAAAATAAG GGAACAGACAAAATCCGAGCCATGGTAATGGACTTGCCTGAGTTAGAAGTGGCTCATTGGAAACCAGAAGCCTTTTCAAATTTGTCTCAACTCAGTCTTCTCCATATTCGTAACGTGGATCTTCCCGAAGGCCTCACTTTTCTATCTAATTCCTTGAGACTCCTTGATTGGAGTGGGTACCCCTTAAGATCCCTCCCACAAAATTTTGAACCAGACCAACTTATTGAACTTAACTTGTGCCACAGCAACATTGAACACCTCTGGAAAGGAGCAAAG AATTTTGACAAGTTAAAGTTCATCAAACTATGCCATTCTCAAAAAATTGTCCAGACCCCAGACCTCACAGGCGTTCAAAATCTTGAGACTTTAGATCTTGAAGGATGTAAGACTTTGGTAAAACTTCATCAATCCCTCGGACAACTCAAAAGGCTTATTGTATTGAATCTTAAAGATTGCGAGAATCTCGAGAACCTGCCAAGTATGATTGAAATGGAATCTCTTGAAACTTTAATTCTTTCTAACTGCTCAAAAGTTAAAAAGATTCCTGAGTTCGCTGGAAATATGAAGCGTTTATCAAAGCTTTATCTCGGTGAGACTGCCATTGAAAAACTACCTGTGTCAATTGGATGCCTGAGTGGCCTTGCTTCACTGAATCTTAGCAACTGCAAAAATCTTGTTTGCCTTCCAAGCACCTTTAGTATATTGGAGTCTCTTGAAAATGTTAATCTTTCTGGATGTTTGAAACTTGGGGAACAGGATAGTGCAAGGGAGAATGGTGCAATTAGAACTGCTGTAAACCATCTTATAAAACGTGGTTGTGAAGATGTTGGGAAATATCTGTCATGGTCCTTGCCTTCTAGATTGGTGCAAAGAGCCGATATAGAGCCAATAAGTATGAAGTTGCCTGTATCTGATCTGTGTTATTCTACAGAGCAAAATGCAAATACATCAATGAGTATCCGGTTGCCACTATCTCATCTATGTAATTTAACAGATCTAAACTTAAGTAACTGCAATCTTAGTGACACTGCATTTGCCAACTTTGCCTGTTTTCCCTCCTTAGTGGCACTAAATCTGAGTGGAAATAATTTTGTTAAGCTTCCTCCAAGCATCAGGTCCTGTTTTAAGCTTCAGAACATTAATTTGGAGAATTGCAAGACACTTCAAGAATTATCAGGACTTCCATCAAATAGTAAATTGGATGTGAGGGCAGATGGTTGTTCTTCACTGGAAATGCTGTTTGATGTATCCAATTTCAATAGATTGGAGAAAttatatttcaatttcatcaattgcTTCAAACTAAATGACAATCAGGGCTGCAGTAACATAGCGTTTGAAATGCTGAGGACATTCAGTAATCAG CGAATTTCTAGTGCCACGGAAACTTTTCAAATTGTAATTCCTGGAAGCAGAATTCCTGAGTGGTTTGCTTGTCGAATATTTGGGAGTTCATTAATTGTAGGCCTAGTTCCTGGTTGGAATAAAAGTAGGATTTTGGGATTTGTTTTGTGTGCTGTTTTTGTACTCCATGAGCACCGTCACGTTGATGAGCTTGATATCTGTCAGTTCAAGACTTTTAAAGCTACTCATCATCTTGTATGTTGCCTGAACCTCAATGGAAGAGAATTAGAAGTATACGGCAAACAGCCTGCATTTCGCTTTAGCGAACAATTTTGCCAGGTTGAGTCAGATCACCTTTGGATATTCTATGTGTCCCGTGATAAATACTGTGGTCCTGATTGGTGCCATAACAGTTGCAGTCAGCTTGATTTCTTATTTGAAACAAGAGGGCCTGGTCTGGAGGTGAAGGAGTGTGGGCTACGTCTGATATACGAGCAAGATGTGATATAG
- the LOC112172280 gene encoding uncharacterized protein LOC112172280: MDKSWINADRDTLKYELGVENFLIFAEEYASNPKRIRCPCARCVNFKKKSIKVIRGHLYDYGFSLGYTAYRSLRNAKDWPMSDSSIHGISNYMNLLLKETSWILLALLILLLRTYNCERSDFSSYLVNLLKEGKADRIFFMPYNPEEHWILTIIWEDEIYILDPLGKSIHYQAWESSVINAIKSFNAETGRANKVPKLKLLPGVPKQLGGIECGYCVMRYMKDVINDEQLSFPTKWAARTRKVYTQEELDEVRIEVADYLQTLL, encoded by the exons ATGGATAAATCTTGGATAAATGCCGATAGGGATACTTTAAAGTACGAATTGGGTGTTGaaaatttcttgatttttgcTGAAGAATATGCTAGTAACCCTAAGAGAATTCGTTGCCCTTGTGCAAGATGTGTAAATTTCAAAAAGAAGTCGATTAAAGTCATTAGGGGACATTTGTATGATTATGGCTTCAGTTTGGGATACACGGCTTATCGATCTCTTAGAAATGCAAAAGATTGGCCAATGAGTGATAGCAGCATACACGGCATAA GCAACTACATGAACTTATTACTGAAAGAGACGAGTTGGATACTTTTGGCTTTATTGATCCTGCTGCTACGTACATATAACTGCGAGAGATCAGACTTTAGTTCCTACTTAGTGAATCTGTTGAAAGAGGGAAAAGCTGATCGCATTTTCTTTATGCCCTACAATCCGGA GGAACATTGGATATTGACAATCATATGGGAGGATGAAATCTACATCTTGGACCCTTTGGGAAAATCAATCCATTACCAAGCATGGGAGAGCTCTGTGATAAA TGCGATTAAAAGTTTCAATGCTGAAACGGGTAGGGCTAACAAGGTGCCGAAATTGAAACTACTTCCG GGCGTACCTAAACAACTGGGTGGAATTGAGTGTGGCTATTGTGTAATGCGATACATGAAGGACGTTATAAATGATGAGCAGCTTTCATTTCCGACCAAG TGGGCAGCAAGGACTCGGAAAGTATACACCCAAGAAGAACTTGACGAGGTCCGCATTGAAGTAGCTGACTATTTGCAGACTTTGTTATAG